One segment of Passer domesticus isolate bPasDom1 chromosome 28, bPasDom1.hap1, whole genome shotgun sequence DNA contains the following:
- the SLC25A37 gene encoding mitoferrin-1 isoform X3, giving the protein MELSCAMAGSAAAPPGPGPPAAAGPALMDGEEYESLPSGVALGTHMVAGAVAGIMEHTIMYPVDSVKTRMQSLQPDPKAQYRGVYEALKKMVLTEGFWRPLRGIDVTMLGAGPAHALYFACYEKMKKSLSDIFHPGGNSHLANGIAGSVATLLHDAVMNPAEGHPLHHLRADAGAPEPPPPVPAPVPHRGRRRGRGRGRRRHHAPGRVQDAAEHAGEHGPELPQDQGAPVGHGQRLQHRLPAGRAARLLQGRPGSRHLPDALHGHLLVRV; this is encoded by the exons atggagctgagctgtgccatggcgggcagcgccgccgccccgccgggccccgggccccccgccgccgccggccccgcgctGATGGACGGCGAGGAGTACGAGAGCCTGCCCAGCGGCGTCGCGCTCGGCACGCACATGGTGGCCGGGGCCGTGGCGGGGATCATGGAGCACACGATCATGTACCCCGTGGACTCGGTCAAG ACACGgatgcagagcctgcagccagaccCCAAAGCCCAGTACAGGGGCGTGTACGAAGCTCTCAAGAAGATGGTGCTGACCGAGGGGTTTTGGAGGCCTTTGCGTGGGATTGATGTCACCATGCTgggggctggccctgcccacgCCTTGTACTTCGCCTGCTACgagaaaatgaaaaagtctctcagtgatatttTCCATCCAGGAGGAAACAGCCACCTGGCCAatg GCATCGCTGGGAGCGTGGCCACGCTGCTGCACGATGCCGTGATGAATCCTGCTGAAG GCCATCCACTTCATCACCTACGAGCTGATGCAGGAGCACCTGAACCCCCACCGCCAGTACCAGCCCCAGTCCCACATCGTGGCCGGCGCCGTGGCCGGGGCCgtggccgccgccgccaccaCGCCCCTGGACGTGTGCAAGACGCTGCTGAACACGCAGGAGAACACGGCCCTGAGCTCCCTCAAGATCAGGGGGCACCTGTCGGGCATGGCCAACGCCTTCAGCACCGTTTACCAGCTGGGAGGGCTGCCCGGCTTCTTCAAGGGCGTCCAGGCTCGCGTCATTTACCAGATGCCCTCCACGGCCATCTCCTGGTCCGTGTATGA
- the SLC25A37 gene encoding mitoferrin-1 isoform X1, whose protein sequence is MELSCAMAGSAAAPPGPGPPAAAGPALMDGEEYESLPSGVALGTHMVAGAVAGIMEHTIMYPVDSVKTRMQSLQPDPKAQYRGVYEALKKMVLTEGFWRPLRGIDVTMLGAGPAHALYFACYEKMKKSLSDIFHPGGNSHLANGIAGSVATLLHDAVMNPAEVVKQRLQMFNSPYTSVLSCVRTVQRTEGFGAFYRSYTTQLTMNVPFQAIHFITYELMQEHLNPHRQYQPQSHIVAGAVAGAVAAAATTPLDVCKTLLNTQENTALSSLKIRGHLSGMANAFSTVYQLGGLPGFFKGVQARVIYQMPSTAISWSVYEFFKYFLTKHALEKKPSS, encoded by the exons atggagctgagctgtgccatggcgggcagcgccgccgccccgccgggccccgggccccccgccgccgccggccccgcgctGATGGACGGCGAGGAGTACGAGAGCCTGCCCAGCGGCGTCGCGCTCGGCACGCACATGGTGGCCGGGGCCGTGGCGGGGATCATGGAGCACACGATCATGTACCCCGTGGACTCGGTCAAG ACACGgatgcagagcctgcagccagaccCCAAAGCCCAGTACAGGGGCGTGTACGAAGCTCTCAAGAAGATGGTGCTGACCGAGGGGTTTTGGAGGCCTTTGCGTGGGATTGATGTCACCATGCTgggggctggccctgcccacgCCTTGTACTTCGCCTGCTACgagaaaatgaaaaagtctctcagtgatatttTCCATCCAGGAGGAAACAGCCACCTGGCCAatg GCATCGCTGGGAGCGTGGCCACGCTGCTGCACGATGCCGTGATGAATCCTGCTGAAG TGGTGAAGCAGCGGCTGCAGATGTTCAACTCCCCGTACACGTCGGTGCTGAGCTGCGTGCGGACGGTGCAGAGGACTGAGGGCTTTGGAGCCTTCTACCGCAGCTACACCACGCAGCTGACCATGAACGTGCCCTTCCAGGCCATCCACTTCATCACCTACGAGCTGATGCAGGAGCACCTGAACCCCCACCGCCAGTACCAGCCCCAGTCCCACATCGTGGCCGGCGCCGTGGCCGGGGCCgtggccgccgccgccaccaCGCCCCTGGACGTGTGCAAGACGCTGCTGAACACGCAGGAGAACACGGCCCTGAGCTCCCTCAAGATCAGGGGGCACCTGTCGGGCATGGCCAACGCCTTCAGCACCGTTTACCAGCTGGGAGGGCTGCCCGGCTTCTTCAAGGGCGTCCAGGCTCGCGTCATTTACCAGATGCCCTCCACGGCCATCTCCTGGTCCGTGTATGAGTTCTTCAAGTACTTCCTGACCAAGCACGCGCTGGAGAAGAAACCATCCTCGTGA
- the SLC25A37 gene encoding mitoferrin-1 isoform X2, whose product MAVETRMQSLQPDPKAQYRGVYEALKKMVLTEGFWRPLRGIDVTMLGAGPAHALYFACYEKMKKSLSDIFHPGGNSHLANGIAGSVATLLHDAVMNPAEVVKQRLQMFNSPYTSVLSCVRTVQRTEGFGAFYRSYTTQLTMNVPFQAIHFITYELMQEHLNPHRQYQPQSHIVAGAVAGAVAAAATTPLDVCKTLLNTQENTALSSLKIRGHLSGMANAFSTVYQLGGLPGFFKGVQARVIYQMPSTAISWSVYEFFKYFLTKHALEKKPSS is encoded by the exons ATGGCTGTGGAG ACACGgatgcagagcctgcagccagaccCCAAAGCCCAGTACAGGGGCGTGTACGAAGCTCTCAAGAAGATGGTGCTGACCGAGGGGTTTTGGAGGCCTTTGCGTGGGATTGATGTCACCATGCTgggggctggccctgcccacgCCTTGTACTTCGCCTGCTACgagaaaatgaaaaagtctctcagtgatatttTCCATCCAGGAGGAAACAGCCACCTGGCCAatg GCATCGCTGGGAGCGTGGCCACGCTGCTGCACGATGCCGTGATGAATCCTGCTGAAG TGGTGAAGCAGCGGCTGCAGATGTTCAACTCCCCGTACACGTCGGTGCTGAGCTGCGTGCGGACGGTGCAGAGGACTGAGGGCTTTGGAGCCTTCTACCGCAGCTACACCACGCAGCTGACCATGAACGTGCCCTTCCAGGCCATCCACTTCATCACCTACGAGCTGATGCAGGAGCACCTGAACCCCCACCGCCAGTACCAGCCCCAGTCCCACATCGTGGCCGGCGCCGTGGCCGGGGCCgtggccgccgccgccaccaCGCCCCTGGACGTGTGCAAGACGCTGCTGAACACGCAGGAGAACACGGCCCTGAGCTCCCTCAAGATCAGGGGGCACCTGTCGGGCATGGCCAACGCCTTCAGCACCGTTTACCAGCTGGGAGGGCTGCCCGGCTTCTTCAAGGGCGTCCAGGCTCGCGTCATTTACCAGATGCCCTCCACGGCCATCTCCTGGTCCGTGTATGAGTTCTTCAAGTACTTCCTGACCAAGCACGCGCTGGAGAAGAAACCATCCTCGTGA
- the NKX3-1 gene encoding homeobox protein Nkx-3.1, translated as MSGGARPGRRQSSGRSPPAMSGTPGAAPQPRAGPSRPRASFLIQDILWDEPERAGSGGDAGLGAGSEESSGASPAPGLPPGGTDPPGAAGTARGPDTEAPVEPFLPDCSPAVHPMAPRPPRQGKRSRAAFSHSQVIELERKFSHQKYLSAPERAHLARHLQLTETQVKIWFQNRRYKTKRKQVVAGMSRLDSRQEAPEFPGMSLLALRGAWPYLPCLYYVNSWSPSW; from the exons gGACGGCGGCAGAGCTCGGGCCGCAGCCCCCCGGCCATGAGCGGCAcccccggggcagccccgcagccccgggccggcccgTCCCGGCCCCGCGCCTCCTTCCTCATCCAGGACATCCTCTGGGACGAGCCCGAGCgagccgggagcggcggggatgcggggctgggggcgggcaGCGAGGAGAGCAGCggggccagcccagccccgggaCTGCCCCCCGGGGGAACCGATcccccgggagccgcggggacagcccggggaccCGACACAG AGGCGCCGGTGGAGCCGTTCCTGCCCGACTGCAGCCCTGCCGTGCACCCCATGGCCCCGCGgcctcccaggcagggcaaaCGCTCCCGAGCCGCCTTTTCCCACAGCCAGGTGATCGAACTGGAGCGGAAATTCAGCCACCAGAAGTACCTGTCGGCCCCCGAGAGAGCTCACCTGGCGCGGCACCTGCAGCTCACCGAGACCCAGGTGAAGATCTGGTTCCAGAACAGGAGGTACAAGACCAAGAGGAAACAGGTGGTGGCCGGGATGAGCCGCTTGGACTCGCGCCAGGAAGCGCCAGAATTCCCGGGAATGTCGCTGCTGGCGCTCCGGGGCGCCTGGCCCTACCTGCCCTGCCTCTACTACGTCAATTCCTGGAGCCCCTCCTGGtag